The proteins below come from a single Candidatus Coatesbacteria bacterium genomic window:
- a CDS encoding cold shock domain protein CspD, with protein MRGTVKWFNDAKGYGFIQQPDGPDVFVHYSAINGTGRRSLLEGEEVEFEVQQGPKGLQAADVTRLSEQP; from the coding sequence TCAAGTGGTTCAACGACGCCAAAGGCTACGGTTTCATCCAGCAGCCCGATGGCCCCGATGTGTTCGTCCACTACAGCGCCATCAACGGCACCGGCCGTCGTTCGCTCCTCGAAGGCGAAGAGGTTGAGTTCGAGGTCCAGCAGGGTCCCAAGGGCCTGCAGGCCGCCGACGTAACCCGCCTGTCCGAGCAGCCGTAG